Below is a genomic region from Deltaproteobacteria bacterium.
TGACCGAGGTGGATTTCATCATCGACGGGCAGGCGGCGAAGATCGTTCGGGCGAAGAAGCGAAAAAAGGCCGCGCGCGGGGAGTCGATCGTCGCACGTATCCGCGGAACCGCCGCCGAAGGGATGACGACCGACCAGATCATGGCGCTCACGCGCGGCGAATGAACCCCGTTCTCGTCGACAGCAATGTGATCCTGGACATCGCGACCGAAGACCCGCAATGGTCCTCTTGGTCGAGTGCGGCGTTGGCGCGCGTCGGCGAAAATTCTCGGCTCGTCGTCAACGCGGTCGTGTTCGCCGAGGTGTCGGTCGGTTACGCATCGATCGAGCTTCTGAACGACGTTCTTTCTCCCGACGTGTTCCGCCGCGAAGCCATTCCCTTCGAGGCCGCTTTTCTCGCGGGCAAGGTCTTCGAGACGTACCGCCGACGCGGGGGCGTAAGGACTTCACCGCTGCCGGACTTCTTCATCGGCGCCCATGCGGCGGTCGCCGGTTATCGTCTGCTCACGCGGGACGCCAGGCGGTACCGGACGTGCTTTCCGACCGTCGAACTGATCGTGCCCGCGAATCCATGAGCGCACGCCGGGGCTTGCCCTCGGCGCGCGAATCGGCCACTAGTGGAGTTCCACGCGAGGAGGAATGCCATGGTTGACGAACTCTCGATTTACGTGCCCGACCGCGCCGGCGAGCTCGCCCGCATCCTGCAACTGCTCAAGACCGCCGACGTCAACATCCTCGGCCTGACGATCGACGAGGTGCAGTCCGTCAGCATTGCGCGGTTCATCGTCGATGCTCCCGAGATTGCTCAAAACGCCCTGGAGGATAAAAACTACACTGTCAGCGTCTCCAAGGTTTTCACGGTGCGTCTCGCGCACGCCCCCGGCGCGCTGCACGGCATCGTCGCCACGCTCGCCAAGGCGAAGATCAACATTCGCTACATCTATGTGATGCAGCAGAAGAACAGCCTCGACCCCGTCATCGTTCTTCGCGTGCCGCCGCGACAAGAGAAGGACACCAAGGACGTGCTCGAAAAGAACAAGTTCGCGCACGTGCGTCTGAAGGACCTGATGGCGTAGAGCGATCTCAGGAGATAGCGCGTGAATTCCGGCAGCTGCCGACTCCGGCTCGCCCGTGTCGGCCTTTGGCTGACGGTCGCGCTGTGCGCCTGCGACGCCCCCCAAGCCGTCGCGCCCATTCCTCCGGGATACGAAACGGCGACCTACGAGGCGCGGGTCAATCGCGCGCACGAGATCGTGCGTGACGCCGTCGCGACGAAAAATCCCGGGTCGCTCGCGGATGCCGAAGCCCTGCTGCGTTCCGCGATCGCGATGAATCCCGATCAGGCCATGGCGTACGAATTCCTCGGAGCGTTTCACATGACGGCGGCGGAATTCGCAACGGACGCCGCCGAAAAACGGTCTCATGCCAAAGAGGCGCGGACGGCGTACGAAAACGCCGCGCGGATCGAACCGAATGCGGCGAAGCACCAGATCGCGCTGGGACGTTGCGCGGCGGCTCTCGACGACTACGCGCGGGCGCGACGCTTCTTCCTGCGGGCGCTCGATCTCGACGAAAACCAAATCACGCTGCTCGTGGATCTGGCGTGGTTTGACTACAAAGAGGATCGGCTCGCCGAAGCGGAGCCGCGGCTGCGTGAATATTTGCGTCGAGTGAAACCGGGCGACGATCCCATCAACGAAATCCGGGCGAAGGAATTTCTGGGCCGAATCCTGACGCGCACGCACCACGAGGGCGAGGCGCAAATCTGGCTGGAGGACTCCGCACGCCAGTACGATGCGTGGCTCGCGGAGCACGGAAATTTCAACTACTGGGGCTGCCCCTACCAGGCGCTCGGCAAGCTCTACTCGAAGACCGGCGACTACGACGCCGAGACCGAGATGATGGTGAAATCGGCCGAGCAGGAGGCTTTTCGAGTCGGGATGCAGCGCGACGCCGCGATTCGGCTTTATCGGATCGGCGATTACGAACGATCGCTCGCGTTTTTCGATCGCGCCGTCGATCTCGAGGGCCGAGCCGAGGACCGCCTCGCGAAAGCCCTCGTGCTGCTGGCGCTGCGCCGTTACGGCGAGGCGGAGGAGATCGTTCGAGAATTCGGTTCCGACCGGACGGTCGCATCGTGGCTCGGCCTTCCCGCTTGGCTCGGCAAGTCCGTGGTGGAAGGGCATCTTGCGCTCGTGCACAAGGATTTCGCCCTGTCGCGTG
It encodes:
- a CDS encoding AbrB/MazE/SpoVT family DNA-binding domain-containing protein, producing MRITSKGQVTIPQEIREKLGLLPLTEVDFIIDGQAAKIVRAKKRKKAARGESIVARIRGTAAEGMTTDQIMALTRGE
- a CDS encoding type II toxin-antitoxin system VapC family toxin — translated: MNPVLVDSNVILDIATEDPQWSSWSSAALARVGENSRLVVNAVVFAEVSVGYASIELLNDVLSPDVFRREAIPFEAAFLAGKVFETYRRRGGVRTSPLPDFFIGAHAAVAGYRLLTRDARRYRTCFPTVELIVPANP
- a CDS encoding tetratricopeptide repeat protein, translating into MNSGSCRLRLARVGLWLTVALCACDAPQAVAPIPPGYETATYEARVNRAHEIVRDAVATKNPGSLADAEALLRSAIAMNPDQAMAYEFLGAFHMTAAEFATDAAEKRSHAKEARTAYENAARIEPNAAKHQIALGRCAAALDDYARARRFFLRALDLDENQITLLVDLAWFDYKEDRLAEAEPRLREYLRRVKPGDDPINEIRAKEFLGRILTRTHHEGEAQIWLEDSARQYDAWLAEHGNFNYWGCPYQALGKLYSKTGDYDAETEMMVKSAEQEAFRVGMQRDAAIRLYRIGDYERSLAFFDRAVDLEGRAEDRLAKALVLLALRRYGEAEEIVREFGSDRTVASWLGLPAWLGKSVVEGHLALVHKDFALSRERFVSATREISPGAWWFARSARDEYWSTIPFLHEMGLLGLAWTASNEARHDEAIAAYDRILAVVPGHLLAMLGKGNALAGLQRMDEAEAVFRSVLTHYPENKYAITELGIIRYNKGELDAAQHDFELAVEKDPTGYTCPYEGLGLVYLRRGEDEKAKTFLTKAIEIDPDIEYKKYNALARIYMKEGRFDEAARLLEKSISNYPHDDESARLSRELESLRGARLSVP